One segment of Pseudanabaena sp. FACHB-2040 DNA contains the following:
- a CDS encoding PAS domain-containing protein: protein MKGQDHPRSASSVRINWSALLLGFLVLLLAHGAALLFRIQPAVSLWFPPSGVAIALTLWLGPLGIVLTGLASVMVAPAWGGEGWFRLVGLVDVVEPAVAWLLYRKLFSGSLTLWGLHSVIAFLLSAPLAACAASATVGCLVLTGLGRIAPEAIGATLAHWWLGNALGTMTLVPVALLLLTPLLQRRGWLTLSESNRPSQGSIPLFRTHGWEGAIILALAIGTALMTVFGTRTSIFLTLQLSLLGFIPVIWAAIRFGVKGGILTASLRIFIVLLAYLIVYPQALNLPFFPVDPELLHTHKLSLLLQGAIALLVGTAISERVAIQSALAEEQVRRAEYETRAQFSEELLQLNRLLSDANTHLKEKEAELRRSEALNRAVLENFPNGAVFLFDADLRYLLAEGMGLAEVKRSREQLVGKAVWEVVSPATAAIVVPAYHRALAGESCHLEIPFGDRVNDVHILPLHNSSGAVIAGMVITQDITERKRAEERLDLAQSVARIGSFEWDIQGQISLWSPEIEALYGLEKGTFGGTYEDWAQMVHAEDLPRVEAEIGQALQAGELFTDWRVLWPDGSMHWLQCRAKVLFDSTGQPLRMVGVNVDVSASKRIEAERQLAEVALRQSELSFRTLADAMPQMFWITQPDGYHEYFNQRWYDYTGATLEQTRGEGWQTILHPEDIEHTQIIWQDSLQTGNLYQVEYRLRQASNGEYRWHLGRALPLRDEAGHILKWFGSCTDIHDQKLAVEERVQALERERAARLELERAGRMKDEFLAIVSHELRSPLNAILGWSRLLRDRKLSPEKTEQALASIERNAQAQTQLIEDLLDISRIIRGKIRLHLRPLHLATVVQAAVDTVQPTASTKSICLKSHLDTPVGLVSGDSERLQQVVWNLLSNAIKFTPDHGEVTITLKQVDTLVQIQVRDTGNGIQPDFLPHVFDRFRQADASSTRSQGGLGLGLAIVRNLVELHGGTAWAESAGEGQGATFIVALPLLAPKSPSHALIPVSDDLSPRLSLVGLRVMVVDDEADTREFLLAVLEEFGAVAIAAASAQEAFTYFQQDPPDILISDIGMPQEDGFSLIRKIRTLSPQAGGQIPAAALTAYVRGDDQQRALAAGFQMHIGKPVEPLKLVRMILQLAKGQ, encoded by the coding sequence GTGAAAGGGCAGGATCATCCCCGCTCCGCAAGCAGCGTTCGTATTAATTGGTCGGCGCTTCTATTAGGGTTTTTGGTGCTGCTGCTGGCTCATGGGGCAGCCCTGCTCTTTAGAATTCAGCCTGCTGTTTCGCTTTGGTTTCCGCCCTCGGGGGTTGCGATCGCACTGACCCTCTGGCTTGGGCCTTTGGGAATTGTCTTAACTGGGCTGGCCTCGGTGATGGTGGCTCCGGCTTGGGGCGGCGAGGGCTGGTTTAGGCTGGTGGGCTTAGTTGATGTCGTTGAGCCTGCGGTGGCCTGGCTGCTTTACCGCAAGCTATTTAGCGGCTCTTTAACGCTGTGGGGGCTGCACAGCGTCATTGCCTTTTTGCTCAGTGCGCCCCTGGCAGCTTGTGCGGCTTCAGCGACGGTCGGCTGCCTGGTGCTAACTGGTTTGGGCCGGATTGCGCCAGAAGCGATAGGGGCAACCTTAGCTCACTGGTGGTTAGGCAACGCTCTGGGAACGATGACCCTAGTGCCAGTGGCCCTACTGCTGTTGACCCCCCTTCTGCAGCGACGGGGCTGGCTGACGCTGTCTGAGTCAAACCGCCCAAGCCAAGGCAGCATTCCCCTCTTTCGTACCCACGGGTGGGAAGGGGCGATCATTCTGGCGCTGGCCATTGGCACTGCCCTGATGACGGTGTTTGGAACCCGAACCAGCATTTTTTTGACCCTACAGCTTTCCCTGCTGGGCTTTATTCCGGTGATTTGGGCGGCGATTCGGTTTGGCGTCAAAGGCGGCATTTTGACTGCCAGCCTGCGGATTTTTATCGTTCTCCTGGCCTACCTAATCGTCTACCCCCAGGCCCTAAATCTGCCTTTTTTTCCGGTCGATCCAGAGCTGCTGCACACCCATAAGCTCAGCTTGCTGTTACAGGGTGCGATCGCACTGCTCGTCGGCACCGCCATTTCCGAGCGAGTGGCCATCCAGTCTGCTCTAGCTGAGGAGCAGGTGCGCCGGGCCGAGTACGAAACCCGAGCCCAGTTTAGCGAAGAGCTCCTTCAGCTCAACCGCCTGCTAAGCGATGCCAACACTCATTTAAAGGAGAAAGAAGCCGAGCTGCGCCGCAGTGAAGCGCTGAATCGGGCGGTGCTCGAAAATTTTCCCAATGGGGCTGTTTTTTTGTTTGATGCCGATCTGCGCTACCTGCTGGCCGAGGGCATGGGGCTGGCTGAAGTCAAGCGCAGCCGTGAACAGCTGGTGGGTAAGGCGGTTTGGGAGGTCGTTTCACCCGCTACTGCCGCCATTGTCGTCCCAGCCTACCATCGCGCCCTAGCTGGAGAGTCTTGCCATTTAGAGATTCCCTTCGGCGACCGTGTCAATGATGTCCATATTCTGCCCCTTCACAACAGCAGCGGTGCCGTGATAGCAGGCATGGTCATTACGCAAGACATCACTGAGCGTAAACGGGCTGAGGAAAGGCTAGATCTGGCCCAGTCCGTCGCTAGAATTGGCAGCTTTGAGTGGGATATCCAGGGCCAGATCAGTCTTTGGTCACCTGAGATTGAAGCCCTCTACGGGCTGGAGAAAGGTACTTTTGGCGGTACCTATGAAGACTGGGCCCAGATGGTTCATGCTGAAGACTTGCCTCGGGTAGAGGCTGAGATTGGGCAGGCCCTTCAAGCTGGGGAGCTGTTTACCGACTGGCGGGTACTCTGGCCAGATGGCAGCATGCACTGGCTGCAGTGCCGAGCTAAGGTGCTGTTTGACAGTACCGGCCAACCCCTGCGAATGGTTGGTGTCAATGTTGATGTCAGTGCTTCAAAACGCATTGAGGCCGAGCGGCAACTGGCTGAAGTGGCGCTGCGGCAAAGTGAGCTGAGCTTCCGCACCCTGGCTGATGCCATGCCTCAGATGTTTTGGATCACCCAACCCGACGGCTACCACGAGTATTTCAATCAGCGCTGGTACGACTATACAGGGGCAACTCTGGAGCAGACCCGAGGTGAAGGCTGGCAGACGATTCTGCACCCAGAAGATATTGAGCACACCCAAATTATCTGGCAAGACTCTCTGCAGACAGGCAATCTCTATCAGGTCGAGTATCGCCTGCGCCAGGCTAGCAATGGCGAATACCGCTGGCACTTGGGCCGGGCGCTGCCCCTGCGTGACGAAGCGGGCCACATCTTGAAGTGGTTTGGCTCCTGCACCGATATTCATGACCAGAAGTTGGCTGTCGAAGAGCGAGTTCAGGCCCTAGAGCGAGAACGAGCGGCCCGTCTGGAGCTGGAGCGGGCCGGCCGGATGAAGGACGAGTTTTTAGCGATTGTCTCCCATGAGCTGAGGTCGCCTCTTAATGCAATTTTGGGCTGGTCGCGGCTGCTGCGCGATCGCAAACTCAGCCCCGAAAAAACAGAGCAGGCCCTGGCCTCGATTGAGCGCAACGCTCAGGCCCAAACTCAGCTAATCGAAGACCTGCTCGACATTTCCCGCATTATTCGGGGCAAGATCCGGCTGCACCTGCGGCCCCTTCATCTAGCAACGGTGGTTCAGGCCGCTGTCGATACCGTGCAGCCCACAGCCAGCACTAAGTCCATTTGCCTAAAAAGCCACCTCGATACCCCGGTGGGCCTTGTCTCCGGCGACTCAGAACGGCTCCAGCAGGTCGTCTGGAATCTGCTCTCCAACGCCATCAAATTCACCCCTGACCACGGTGAGGTGACGATTACTCTCAAGCAGGTAGACACTCTAGTTCAGATTCAGGTAAGGGATACCGGCAATGGCATTCAGCCGGACTTTTTGCCCCACGTGTTTGATCGCTTCCGCCAGGCCGACGCCAGTTCGACCCGCAGCCAAGGCGGTCTAGGATTGGGACTAGCGATTGTGCGTAACTTGGTTGAGCTGCATGGCGGTACGGCCTGGGCCGAGAGCGCCGGAGAAGGGCAGGGCGCTACTTTTATTGTGGCGTTGCCGCTGCTCGCCCCCAAATCTCCATCCCATGCCCTCATACCCGTGTCGGACGACCTCAGCCCAAGGCTGTCTCTAGTTGGGCTACGGGTCATGGTAGTAGACGACGAAGCCGATACCCGCGAGTTTTTGCTGGCTGTGCTGGAGGAGTTTGGCGCGGTCGCGATCGCAGCCGCCTCCGCCCAAGAAGCCTTCACCTACTTCCAGCAAGACCCACCCGACATCCTGATCAGCGACATCGGGATGCCCCAGGAAGATGGCTTCTCTTTGATCCGCAAAATCCGCACTCTCTCTCCCCAAGCAGGCGGCCAAATTCCCGCCGCTGCCCTCACTGCCTACGTCCGCGGAGACGACCAACAGCGCGCTTTAGCCGCAGGTTTTCAGATGCACATTGGCAAGCCCGTAGAGCCTTTAAAGCTAGTGCGGATGATTTTGCAGCTAGCCAAAGGCCAGTAA